The following are encoded together in the Bradymonas sediminis genome:
- the mntA gene encoding type VII toxin-antitoxin system MntA family adenylyltransferase antitoxin — translation MSIPHKAKIIAHLQAEFGSLMAIYAFGSRIQGTATPTSDLDLAILVEGKADPLALWNASADLGILLDHDVDLLDFRAASTVMQARILDTGERWWVRDEQASIYEAFVLSEKLRLNELRAGILKDIQESGRIYGE, via the coding sequence ATGAGCATTCCCCACAAAGCAAAGATCATCGCGCATCTGCAGGCGGAGTTTGGGAGCCTGATGGCTATCTACGCCTTTGGCAGCCGCATTCAGGGCACCGCCACCCCCACGAGCGACCTGGACCTGGCCATCTTGGTGGAGGGCAAAGCCGACCCGCTCGCGTTGTGGAACGCCTCAGCCGACCTGGGAATCCTATTGGACCACGATGTCGATCTATTGGATTTTCGGGCCGCCTCGACTGTCATGCAGGCGCGGATTTTGGACACCGGCGAGCGCTGGTGGGTGCGCGATGAGCAGGCGTCGATTTATGAGGCGTTTGTGCTGAGCGAAAAGCTTCGACTCAACGAATTGCGGGCGGGAATCCTAAAAGATATTCAAGAAAGCGGGCGAATCTATGGCGAATGA
- the hepT gene encoding type VII toxin-antitoxin system HepT family RNase toxin produces MANDVLYNKAATIERCVGRAREEYEADPESFTDNYTRQDAAILNIQRACEAAIDMGTFLVRRERLGLPQSARDVFTLLAEGGWIPKELAEDMKRMVGFRNIAVHDYRAMQIPIVVAIIREHLDEVLAFSELLIQGEQKSD; encoded by the coding sequence ATGGCGAATGATGTTCTCTACAATAAGGCCGCGACGATCGAGCGTTGCGTGGGTCGCGCGCGCGAAGAATACGAGGCCGATCCCGAGAGCTTTACGGACAATTACACCCGTCAGGACGCCGCTATTTTGAATATACAGCGAGCGTGCGAAGCGGCGATTGATATGGGAACGTTTTTGGTCCGACGTGAGCGGCTCGGCCTGCCACAGAGCGCGCGTGATGTGTTCACGCTGCTGGCCGAGGGTGGCTGGATTCCCAAAGAACTCGCCGAAGACATGAAGCGGATGGTCGGCTTTCGAAATATCGCGGTTCATGATTATCGCGCGATGCAAATTCCAATCGTCGTCGCGATTATTCGAGAGCATCTGGACGAGGTTTTGGCGTTTAGTGAGCTTTTGATTCAAGGAGAAC